A genomic region of Nitrospinota bacterium contains the following coding sequences:
- a CDS encoding STAS domain-containing protein, whose protein sequence is MEKIHKEILGLMGKIDIDCRDEKDTIIIDLAGQLDVYNSQDLNLLVDAYKERGYKKFIMNLEKVTYLDSSTISVFIHCYQTLKDEGRFVLAGLQGSPKEVFDMAKLHDVFQIFPDTSSAMAASDGGNEQ, encoded by the coding sequence ATGGAAAAAATACATAAAGAAATTTTGGGGTTGATGGGAAAGATTGATATTGATTGCAGGGATGAAAAAGACACCATCATCATAGACCTGGCAGGTCAATTGGATGTTTACAACTCCCAGGATCTCAACCTGCTTGTGGATGCGTACAAAGAGCGGGGATACAAAAAATTCATCATGAACCTGGAGAAAGTCACCTACCTCGACAGTTCAACCATAAGCGTATTTATTCACTGTTATCAAACACTTAAAGATGAAGGGCGATTTGTATTGGCCGGTCTTCAGGGTTCCCCTAAAGAAGTTTTTGATATGGCAAAACTGCATGACGTGTTTCAAATCTTTCCTGATACTTCAAGCGCAATGGCCGCTAGCGATGGAGGCAATGAGCAATAG